In Rutidosis leptorrhynchoides isolate AG116_Rl617_1_P2 chromosome 6, CSIRO_AGI_Rlap_v1, whole genome shotgun sequence, the DNA window gcttggtccctgaccgatgagctttcacagttcctaactatgctccgacagaatcttccttagagccttggtgaaaacaaaccgatgtaaacgtccaacgtttaccgatttcctccactagaaatggtcccgaacgacccgctctgataccaattgttggaagcttcgacgagcccaacacacccactatagaggatctagactatacaagactcactacaccaacactttgacgttgtttagcctttaattttataaattcttagtgcacaatgtacttaggcgacagtgtcgaccatatatctttaggcggtataaccgaccatgtattacttaggcggcagagccgaccatataataagaacaacaaaagtgcactaagaacttaaacacaaattaaggcttgatcgggaaacttaacaaaaacacttatattaaattacaattacaatattacttacaagctttctcttctctactttcgctaacgcacactcttcttctcttcttcacaactcacttcttatttcactcttactcacaactctcacacaccacaaatgaaatctcctcccatatttatactactccatggaacattctagaacctagatatttccatggatatataaatatctagatatttctacaacctacaaatatctagatttttcttttacatttcaatttctagatttttctctcatattctaatatctagatattttcttatacatattaatatctagatattttacccatatacatttactaattccatattattctaaatttgcattgtattttaacaataTTATGAAATTTTTTCCCACAAATATATACATGTTGCCAATTATTTATAAGACTTAAACCATCATGTTTATAATTAGAGAATCATGCGAATGGGTCATTTACTTATTTTTTTGGACATCAGTTTAGGATCACTccggggacttaaccacccacgcgttcatctcccgtagttgcataacccaCTCATAACTACTGCCCTGAAGGAAACCCGGACAAATCCGAGGGCATGaccggtaaaaccccctccccgtTGCCCCCACACTAAACGAAAGGCGATCTTGGTGGATGTTTCAGACCAGAGATAACATTTAGTGCAATGTTGCAGTCTAGCGGAATCAAACTCTTGACCCCTCGCTAAAAGAGGCATGCCACTCCagttgagctacaactcaatgttaaTAGTCCATTTACATTTTGATATTCAAATATTCGTATTCATAGTTATATTCATATAAtactcatattatattatatttatattattttaataaaaaatcttaaaataataaaatgTAGTCGTGACAAGCCTTTTATAAAAAAACTTAATAATAGGAAGTTAAGTGAAATAGGAAGTTAAGTGAAGTATTACTAGCAAGTTCTTTTTCAATTATGTTGATATATGCTACAGTCATTTTTAATTTAAATTACTGTAGTAAGTTTAGAATATTTGAATGATTGATATGTTAATCAATTGAAATTTTGAAAGGTTGCATGTGCTATGGATACTACTGAGTAAAGTTGAAGTGAGCAAAAAATTGCCTCGACAATATATAGATGGAGTTGGGCCTAAAAAGGCATGATGGGTCGTTATTGATTAGGTATGAGTGTTAAAAATAAGTTAAAAGAATTAAAATAAGTATAAGATCAAATTAAACATCATGTTGTTCATTGATAATTGCGTACAAGCACAAATCATTTCCTTATAAAACATGTCTTTTCATCTAACAGTAGTACACGATATGTGATCAGCTTCTTGTCTTGGATTTCTTACAATTGCTGAACGCAATGAGTAAACGATTAAGAACAGCCACACGTCATTCCTTCTATGGcaacattattatgattaataataatttaatttaatatgatAAGATATACTCCTATGATAGCGTAAAAGTATGGTTAAAGTATTGTGGGATGGTTAATGATCCATATTAATTAATGATTCCTTATAAAGTAAACATATGGTTTAGGCCCAGTTCAAGTTTTGGCCCATATTCATATAGTATTACTCCGTATTTCAGTAATATCCAGATATCCTTCTTCAAGTATTGGCCCATTATCAAGTAGGATCAATCGCTCAAACGGGCCCATTATCTAGTTTTTTAACGGGTAATTGCctcaaatacactttttttttttaagttttatttcaaaatatactttttagaaaaaaattgtctatttacaccattaggtcgaccaccattttttcaaggtggtcgaccaactATTTTCAAAGGCTCGGTCGACCACAATACAAGCTTGGTCGACTACATAGTCGACCATCCTTATATTGTGGTCAACCAAGTTTTTGGTCGACCACCCCTAAGTTATTTACTCAGCTCGTGCAAATTCAACACACAATTATGGGTTTGATGGTCTTCGTCTTTTTGTTGGTAATATAAATAAAACCAAAACAATTTCTTTTTAACTTTCCAATTGAATCAGATACCATTTTGAACATGTTTTTAAGCTGTTTTGAACATGCAAAAGGAAGAAGCAGAGTAAGAGTGAGAGCCGACTGCCGAGTGTAGACTTTACAGTTGTTTTAAGAAAAATAACTCCCGAAGAAGAAGCGGAAATAGCTCAATTAAAAGTTCACAATTTAACTCACTAAGCGTGAAAGACAGCTTGTTCCTCACCAGCTTATTGAGACGACCCCAAATTGGAACGGCAAAAGGTAAAGCTAGAGATCATGGAGAAGAAGTTGATGCTATGGCTGCTTGAGATTTTAATCCTAATCCCTTAAAGAATAACATGTTAGGATCTTAAAAGAATTGTTTCTGTTATGATGTTTTTAATCTAAGTAGGTGAAATTGTAAAAAACAAAATGCTATTATAATCGAAGTGAGTAAGTTATAAGTTTGGTTGGATGATGTTAAAGTTAGTTGTTGAATCTGAAAAATAAGTAACCTTGAAACGAAATGTGTTTGGTTTTGGTCAACCATAATACTTATGAGTTTGGTTTTGGTCGACCATAGTAGCTCAATAAAGCACAACTTCATGCAAACATCACACTCTAAAAATGGATTTAGAGGTAGGCACCAAAAATATGGTCGACCACAATGTAAGGACGGTCGACTATGTAGTCGACCAAGCTTGTATTGTAGTCGACCAGGCCTTTGAAAATagttggtcgaccaccttgaaaaagaGGTGGTCGACCATGTTATGAGGTAGTCGACCAAAAACttggtcgacctaatggtgtaaaaagacaatttttttttaaaaagtgtattttgaacgaAAATATTGAAAAAAGTGTAGTTTGGCGAATTTCCCTTTTTTTACGATTATATATCATATGATATACAATGTACATTGTACAACGCAATGTAATCTGCAAACTATTTCACTAAACTTATCCAATGCGAAAAAATGAAAGATATATAATTGAAGTGAGTAGAAATAACAAAATTTTAAATCGATTTATAATTATGAAAACAATAGACAGAATGACTATATAAGTAAAAAGTTAACAACTAAATATCGATCGATCATATAATATATCAAAAGAAAACGAGTTCATATAACTGAATTAGTTGCATACTTACAGAATAGAACGTAAAATATGAGGTAACGAATAataagattggatgaaaatatcaaAAAAGTTTCCCTGCCTTATTTCAAACCAAAAAGAATGAAACAATCTACACCAACTCCATTCATCTTATCCTAATAAAGTGTGCACACTGTACAGTATATGATAACCAAAAATATATCCTTTTTTAAAATGAAAACTTCGAAAAAAAGTAAACCCTCTAAATTGGTTAGCTAATTGCCTTGAAATCTTGAGTTATTGACATTATGATTCCGGTGCCTGTTATTGTTGCTAGTAGTTGCACTGTAACTGTTGTTACTAAGAACAGAAGAAACAGCTGCCTTTAAAAGATCTAAGAAATATGGATCAGCAGTGAGAGCTGTCACAATATCCGCCAATGACACCGATGACCAGCCGGGTTGCAAGCTCGACCCACCTTCGATATCATTTGACATTTGCAGCCCCGAGATTATCGATTGGTTGTACAATGCCTGTCTGTCAGTATAAGGCAGTAGCGTAGCGTTTTGGCCAGTGAAGTTTTGGTTTTGGAGGTGGGAATAAGGTACTTGAAACCGACCCAGCCGGGCCTGTTGTACTGGGTTTGGAGTTTGGGTCAGATAACGCAATGGGCTGCCGGAAGCGGAAATTGTTGCCATACTTGAAGAAGGAGAAGGAGATGTTCTAGTTCTAGCTATATAATTGGAGTTCGTAATACCATACGAACTCGGCATTGACCCCGAAGGAAGCGTTCTTGCAGCCGAAGCGGTAGTTGACATCAAAGCCGCGGCGGTTGGCGGTAAGGGGTGGTTGTGGTTTCCTTCATATGTTGTGATCCACATTGCACTATTTCCTACATATCTTTGCACCTACACCATAATAACACTTTTTAATT includes these proteins:
- the LOC139853409 gene encoding uncharacterized protein is translated as METTTTNNNNSLSLSNNDHHNHNHNYNHQINEIDFFPTKEQEDEIHCSTLPCSTFDPTAPVTDSNLNINTGLHLVTGNTSSNQSVAGDGISPNSERPNNELTVIQAEQERMNKEIIKLREDLNQVTANYSKLQTNLAPIMKQKQREQEEKDRKAVNDSGGGLEIVQRYVGNSAMWITTYEGNHNHPLPPTAAALMSTTASAARTLPSGSMPSSYGITNSNYIARTRTSPSPSSSMATISASGSPLRYLTQTPNPVQQARLGRFQVPYSHLQNQNFTGQNATLLPYTDRQALYNQSIISGLQMSNDIEGGSSLQPGWSSVSLADIVTALTADPYFLDLLKAAVSSVLSNNSYSATTSNNNRHRNHNVNNSRFQGN